CCCATATTTTTGGCGCCAAGCTTTTTCAGCTTGGGGAAGAGATCATTTATAAGATCCCGATCGTCAAGCATATTTACGCTTCGGCCAAGCAGATCAACGATGTCCTTTTTGCTCATAAAGGGACCGAAGAGTTCCGGCGGGCCTGTCTGATCGAATACCCCAGAAAAGGGATCTGGTCGATCGGTTTCATTACCTCCGACGCGGCGGCCGAGATCGAGGCCAAAACAAAGGAGAAGATGATCAATATCTTTATCGCCAACACCCCAACCCCGGCGACCGGGTTCCTGATCATGGTCCCGGCCAAAGAGGTTATCCTGC
This genomic window from Candidatus Margulisiibacteriota bacterium contains:
- a CDS encoding DUF502 domain-containing protein produces the protein MWQKIGGYFFRGLITLLPALITIWLLWFMFSFLDGILGNFITLLLGHSIPGLGLIVTVLLIFLSGYSATHIFGAKLFQLGEEIIYKIPIVKHIYASAKQINDVLFAHKGTEEFRRACLIEYPRKGIWSIGFITSDAAAEIEAKTKEKMINIFIANTPTPATGFLIMVPAKEVILLDMKIDAAFKYVISGGVLKPSELPNEMPAKKEG